Proteins found in one Methylobacterium sp. CB376 genomic segment:
- a CDS encoding MFS transporter: MDKAPPSTSTTTADETLRVATAKVMRHLLPMMVFIYFLSFIDRTNVALAKSAFQTDLGITPAMYGFGAGIFFWGYALLEVPSNLLAHRVGPRRWIARIAVTWGALSAAMMFVQGEWSFYAFRLLLGVAEAGLFPALMYVTTLWFAQRDRAVAVGWIYTAPAMGLTIGNPLGGALMQLDGLGGLHGWQWMFLLEGVPTVIFGIVLWFIFPDRPRDARWLTPAEAAALESNASGETVHQSHAPSKEWISAIKRPSTIVIALIYLFNQIGFVGLYFFVPSMVQQMQANTPLMIGLLSSTVGIGFLLGVLILPRVKRFFTGDMLFLGLITAGLLASSILFLLTTLPAIQLVLFTTTAFFAGGILPIFWSVAMKRLHGIQAAAGLAFINTIGLIGGFIGPYIFGLVEKETGRSASGFAVIALTSVLGLVLIPILAKFLQSESEPHNDSALRMSHP, translated from the coding sequence ATGGACAAGGCACCGCCCAGCACATCGACAACAACAGCAGACGAGACGCTCCGGGTAGCCACGGCGAAGGTGATGCGCCATCTTCTCCCGATGATGGTGTTTATATACTTCCTTTCGTTCATCGATCGCACCAACGTCGCGCTCGCGAAATCCGCATTTCAAACTGACTTGGGGATCACGCCCGCCATGTATGGGTTTGGGGCGGGGATCTTCTTCTGGGGATACGCCCTGTTGGAAGTTCCGAGCAATCTTCTGGCGCACCGCGTAGGCCCGCGACGGTGGATAGCACGGATTGCGGTTACCTGGGGCGCGCTTTCCGCCGCGATGATGTTTGTCCAGGGCGAATGGTCCTTTTATGCATTCCGCTTGCTGCTGGGTGTGGCCGAAGCAGGCTTGTTTCCGGCCCTCATGTATGTAACGACGCTGTGGTTCGCGCAGAGAGACCGCGCCGTCGCGGTCGGCTGGATCTACACTGCCCCCGCAATGGGTTTGACGATCGGCAATCCATTGGGCGGAGCTTTAATGCAATTGGACGGCTTAGGTGGCTTGCATGGATGGCAGTGGATGTTTTTGCTTGAAGGTGTCCCAACCGTCATTTTCGGTATTGTCCTTTGGTTTATCTTCCCTGACCGTCCGAGAGACGCTCGTTGGCTGACACCGGCTGAAGCGGCGGCTCTCGAAAGCAACGCGAGCGGAGAGACAGTCCATCAGTCTCACGCACCCTCGAAGGAGTGGATCTCCGCGATAAAGCGCCCGAGCACGATTGTGATCGCGCTCATCTACCTTTTCAACCAAATCGGTTTTGTGGGATTGTACTTTTTCGTCCCTTCTATGGTTCAGCAAATGCAAGCAAATACGCCACTGATGATCGGGTTGCTCTCAAGCACCGTCGGGATTGGGTTTCTTCTGGGTGTTCTGATCCTGCCGCGGGTCAAGCGTTTCTTCACGGGTGACATGCTCTTTTTAGGCCTTATCACAGCAGGCCTCCTCGCAAGCTCGATTTTGTTTCTGCTGACGACGCTGCCTGCAATCCAGCTTGTGCTTTTTACGACGACGGCCTTCTTTGCGGGTGGCATCCTGCCGATCTTCTGGTCTGTCGCTATGAAGCGGCTGCATGGCATCCAGGCGGCCGCGGGCCTCGCATTCATTAACACAATCGGCCTCATCGGGGGTTTTATCGGACCGTACATATTCGGTCTCGTGGAGAAAGAAACGGGTCGCAGCGCCTCTGGCTTCGCTGTCATCGCTTTAACGTCGGTGCTCGGCCTCGTCTTGATCCCGATCTTGGCCAAATTCCTTCAATCCGAGTCTGAGCCCCACAATGATAGCGCCCTGCGTATGAGTCATCCGTAA
- a CDS encoding SDR family oxidoreductase yields the protein MSTVERLKPLPGLKVLVTGGAAGIGATIAKAFAEIGARVYVCDIDPSAVEDIKTANPAIGAAVADVAERQSVDRFVDAAADALGGLDVIVNNAGIAGPTGAIEALEPEDWERTVSTNLNSQFYVLRRAVPILKGSQAPSIVAISSVAGRLGYPFRTPYASTKWAIAGLVKSLAIELGRENVRVNAVLPGLVAGPRMDRVIDARAQALGVSFEVMKGEYLKKISLGRMVTEDDIAAMALFLCSPAAVNITGQIISVDGNVEYL from the coding sequence ATGAGTACGGTCGAACGTCTAAAGCCCTTGCCCGGCCTGAAAGTTTTGGTGACGGGCGGAGCTGCAGGGATTGGTGCCACCATCGCAAAGGCGTTCGCTGAGATCGGCGCGCGCGTGTATGTCTGCGACATCGACCCTTCGGCGGTCGAGGACATCAAAACGGCCAACCCAGCAATTGGTGCCGCTGTCGCAGACGTGGCCGAAAGACAGAGTGTCGATCGCTTTGTCGACGCTGCTGCCGATGCGCTCGGGGGGTTGGATGTCATCGTCAACAACGCCGGGATCGCCGGCCCTACCGGAGCTATCGAGGCCCTTGAGCCGGAGGACTGGGAGCGAACAGTCTCGACCAATCTGAACAGCCAGTTCTACGTTTTGCGCCGCGCCGTCCCCATCCTGAAAGGCTCTCAGGCGCCGAGCATCGTTGCTATATCGTCGGTGGCTGGACGTCTCGGGTACCCGTTCAGGACGCCGTATGCCTCGACCAAATGGGCGATTGCAGGGTTAGTTAAGTCGCTCGCCATTGAGCTTGGCCGGGAGAATGTGCGGGTCAACGCAGTTCTACCGGGCCTCGTTGCTGGACCGCGGATGGATCGCGTGATCGACGCGCGGGCGCAGGCGCTTGGGGTCAGCTTTGAAGTAATGAAAGGCGAATACCTCAAAAAAATCTCGCTTGGCAGAATGGTGACCGAAGATGACATCGCGGCGATGGCGTTGTTCCTGTGTTCGCCAGCGGCAGTAAACATTACCGGTCAGATCATCAGTGTTGATGGCAATGTCGAGTATCTGTAA